A single window of Caldicellulosiruptor bescii DSM 6725 DNA harbors:
- a CDS encoding fibronectin type III domain-containing protein: MFKNIKRVVSILILISFLFSNFNIQSFSQTLSTSLNITVQRDNSGVYKITRNSISIIWNPIEDAVLYEVYAASSNSQVDFQTVTQNTYCDITGLKSATVYKITVVAKNEDEQIITSQSIYVITEFKLYAQPEPDPEKEEDIPLGSGGEHPKLLITFNKINVSDDFQPDIGFRGYNVFVGKSQTASDANQYYVDNNTNEIYKYQKENNITIPIKLYKEGVQQFAQEINQTVNMTVYDKYDGIDTYELVPGTIYYILMNPKMDSTKVIYKPLTNIACPTLMQVSAAKIGEIEKDGKTLALVRVQWRGVDPGNYKQDEIRYRAYYATSANELPRDNLPPQNIFATTSYNQNEAYIPGLSMTTKYYFIRVEAIFADGTRIPSALIKVSVTELGDIPPTPKNCRAETISQTEIEVSFDKPVSDDSSYVYQIWISTEYKDVLDANGNPTVYKLVYSSSTYNPNTDGLLPSDLILDGTRYRYKISNLLPNTVYYFKIRIINTTNQKKSDFSLVFVGTTKPIAILNVPPVDDNFVRQIVPSETGIRIYVYQDDLLSKIHQAIVDYVSQSAYFSGSLTVSEKVYYQVYVCESSWDEKNVKVYFELPSENISNYIDISNLKSNTPYYIRFKVRVYLDKDYLSEFSKAYVALTKPQQVPPTISQPEIPKNFMIAPEDDAVTQTSVKLRWDTKPGQSYVILQTSRTLESNKLSVDEVKDHFVKTLRQKVEIYRQVSDSTFVVEEVVYDVYSQNSPVGARIYIDVTSPVTFKNLAPNTLYYFSIKAIENGRESLWGSIAVTTSSIEKPENLIVISRDSSGHGLTIQWNGNPNYGYQIFVRQENSTVYTLVYSGSISPASVVSSKVAVYKYYIGNLSSNTLYYVRVRSIHIPTGKVSIFAEVLARTVFNQSDFENQQQKLKEEEQNRIRDIQNQKQVTIVLENSSDKYYLYINDQNALDEIQRINSNEFVIDFTKAIYSTAKGQVLFSYKVADALEKLQKSFVLKYKSSMLKLPPGALNVSEVENISKRYGIDKGLVMILIELSSVSALPPSYGYDIDSDVITFKVTARFYQNDEQVVSSFAKPVNITLKLASLSGQANQTRAIYDFSNSSFVTSFSIDSLSNSITFNVEKPGTFGVLKTQTVSSYTLSKYKDDIAYVVQKYNLNELYSDFNKNLSQDYATKLITRVFGIDIEKVRNGNLTRQEAIYILARVYEQKTSSSIDNVVITKSTSFVPDGRYKKFILAIMSLGIVDNDLDPYETIKLDEFVHYIVNLEKILKY; encoded by the coding sequence ATGTTTAAAAACATAAAAAGAGTGGTTTCTATTTTAATTTTGATTTCATTTTTATTTTCCAACTTTAACATTCAATCATTTTCACAAACCCTTTCAACATCTTTAAATATAACTGTGCAAAGAGATAATAGTGGAGTTTATAAAATAACAAGAAATTCTATTTCTATAATATGGAATCCCATTGAAGATGCAGTATTATATGAAGTTTACGCTGCATCTTCAAATTCCCAGGTAGATTTTCAAACGGTAACCCAGAATACATACTGCGATATAACAGGGCTCAAAAGCGCCACAGTGTATAAAATAACTGTAGTTGCCAAAAATGAAGATGAACAGATTATAACTTCGCAATCAATTTATGTTATAACAGAGTTTAAACTTTATGCTCAGCCAGAACCAGACCCAGAAAAAGAAGAGGATATACCTCTTGGCTCAGGCGGTGAACATCCAAAACTTTTAATAACCTTTAACAAAATCAATGTATCGGATGATTTTCAACCAGACATTGGATTTAGGGGTTACAACGTTTTTGTAGGAAAAAGCCAAACAGCATCAGATGCTAATCAGTATTATGTTGATAATAATACAAATGAAATTTACAAGTATCAAAAGGAAAACAATATTACAATTCCTATAAAGCTTTATAAAGAAGGTGTTCAGCAGTTTGCGCAGGAAATCAACCAAACAGTAAATATGACTGTTTATGACAAGTATGATGGAATTGACACATATGAACTTGTGCCAGGTACAATATATTACATTCTTATGAATCCGAAAATGGATAGTACAAAAGTGATTTACAAGCCTCTTACAAACATTGCATGTCCTACGCTTATGCAAGTCAGTGCTGCAAAGATAGGTGAGATAGAAAAAGATGGGAAGACTTTAGCTTTAGTAAGAGTTCAGTGGCGAGGTGTTGACCCTGGAAACTACAAACAAGATGAGATAAGATATCGTGCATATTATGCGACAAGCGCGAATGAGCTTCCGAGGGACAACCTTCCACCACAAAACATATTTGCAACAACCTCATATAACCAGAACGAAGCATACATTCCTGGTCTTTCTATGACCACAAAATACTATTTCATAAGAGTAGAAGCCATTTTTGCAGATGGTACAAGAATTCCTTCTGCTCTCATAAAAGTTTCTGTTACAGAGCTTGGTGATATTCCACCAACACCTAAAAACTGCAGAGCTGAAACTATTTCACAGACAGAGATTGAGGTTTCGTTTGATAAACCCGTTTCAGACGACTCAAGTTATGTATATCAGATTTGGATTTCAACAGAATATAAAGATGTTCTTGATGCAAATGGAAATCCTACTGTGTACAAGCTTGTTTATAGTTCTTCTACATATAATCCAAACACAGATGGTCTTTTGCCAAGTGATTTAATTTTAGATGGCACAAGGTATAGATATAAAATATCAAATCTTCTACCAAATACAGTTTACTATTTCAAGATTAGAATAATAAACACTACTAATCAGAAAAAATCTGACTTTTCGCTTGTATTTGTTGGGACAACAAAACCTATTGCCATTTTAAATGTGCCACCTGTTGATGACAATTTTGTAAGACAGATTGTACCTTCTGAGACAGGTATAAGGATTTACGTGTATCAGGACGATCTACTCTCAAAGATTCATCAAGCGATAGTAGATTATGTATCGCAATCAGCTTACTTTTCTGGGAGCTTGACAGTTTCTGAAAAGGTATACTATCAGGTATATGTTTGTGAGTCCTCTTGGGATGAAAAGAATGTAAAGGTTTACTTTGAACTTCCATCAGAGAATATTTCGAATTATATTGATATATCAAATCTTAAAAGCAATACTCCTTATTATATCAGGTTTAAAGTAAGAGTTTATCTTGACAAAGACTATCTTTCAGAATTTAGTAAGGCATATGTTGCTTTAACAAAACCTCAACAGGTGCCACCTACTATTTCACAGCCAGAGATTCCTAAAAATTTCATGATTGCACCTGAGGATGATGCAGTGACCCAGACCTCTGTGAAGCTCAGATGGGATACAAAACCAGGTCAGTCATATGTCATTTTGCAAACTTCAAGAACGTTAGAGAGCAATAAACTCAGCGTAGATGAGGTCAAGGATCACTTTGTCAAAACACTCAGACAAAAGGTTGAAATCTACAGGCAGGTATCTGATTCAACTTTTGTAGTCGAAGAGGTTGTATATGACGTGTATTCGCAAAACTCTCCTGTTGGTGCAAGGATATATATTGATGTCACATCTCCTGTGACATTTAAAAACCTTGCTCCAAACACACTATACTATTTTTCTATAAAAGCTATAGAAAATGGCAGAGAGTCGCTTTGGGGAAGCATTGCCGTGACAACATCATCAATTGAAAAGCCTGAAAATTTGATAGTAATATCAAGAGATTCGAGCGGACACGGACTTACAATCCAGTGGAACGGCAATCCAAATTACGGATATCAGATTTTTGTAAGGCAAGAAAATAGTACTGTGTATACCTTGGTATATTCTGGTTCAATTTCGCCTGCTTCTGTAGTGTCGTCAAAAGTTGCTGTATATAAATATTACATTGGGAATTTAAGTTCAAATACCCTGTATTACGTCAGGGTGAGAAGCATTCATATTCCGACTGGAAAGGTTTCAATTTTTGCAGAGGTTTTAGCGCGAACAGTTTTTAACCAAAGCGACTTTGAAAATCAGCAGCAAAAGCTCAAAGAAGAAGAACAAAACAGAATAAGGGATATTCAAAATCAGAAACAGGTTACTATTGTACTTGAAAATAGTTCTGATAAGTACTATCTTTATATCAATGACCAAAATGCTTTGGATGAAATTCAGCGAATCAATTCGAACGAGTTTGTTATAGACTTTACAAAAGCTATTTACTCTACTGCTAAAGGACAGGTTTTATTTTCTTACAAGGTGGCAGATGCACTTGAGAAGTTACAGAAAAGTTTTGTTTTGAAATACAAAAGTAGTATGTTAAAACTTCCACCGGGTGCTTTGAATGTTTCTGAGGTTGAGAATATTTCAAAAAGATATGGAATTGACAAAGGATTGGTGATGATTTTAATAGAACTTTCTTCAGTTTCTGCTTTGCCACCTTCATATGGGTATGACATTGACTCTGATGTGATAACATTTAAGGTAACTGCCAGATTTTACCAAAATGATGAACAAGTTGTATCAAGCTTTGCAAAACCTGTAAATATTACATTGAAGCTTGCAAGTTTGTCTGGTCAAGCAAACCAAACAAGGGCTATATATGACTTTTCGAATAGCAGCTTTGTAACCAGTTTTTCAATTGACAGTCTTTCAAACAGTATAACCTTTAATGTTGAAAAGCCTGGCACATTTGGAGTGCTGAAAACTCAGACTGTGTCAAGTTACACTCTCAGCAAGTACAAAGATGATATAGCATATGTTGTTCAAAAATACAACTTAAATGAGCTTTACAGTGACTTTAATAAGAACCTTTCACAGGATTATGCAACCAAACTCATAACAAGAGTATTTGGTATTGATATTGAAAAAGTCAGAAACGGGAATCTGACAAGGCAAGAAGCGATATATATCCTGGCGAGGGTGTATGAACAGAAGACATCATCTTCGATTGACAACGTTGTTATTACAAAGTCAACAAGCTTTGTGCCCGATGGGAGGTACAAAAAGTTTATCCTTGCTATAATGTCGCTTGGGATTGTAGATAACGATTTGGACCCTTATGAGACAATAAAGCTTGATGAGTTTGTTCACTATATAGTTAATCTTGAAAAGATTTTGAAATATTAA